In Canis lupus familiaris isolate Mischka breed German Shepherd chromosome 5, alternate assembly UU_Cfam_GSD_1.0, whole genome shotgun sequence, a genomic segment contains:
- the DLG4 gene encoding disks large homolog 4 isoform X3: MEGGPTGGLPRWSWKGEVGEKKSPRSALWLLAPPLLRWAPPLLAVLHSDLFQALLDILDYYEASISESQKYRYQDEDTPPLEHSPAHLPNQVNAPELVHVAERNLSHLEAVHGVVGHAHLSPLKANSPPVIVNTDTLEAPGYELQVNGTEGEMEYEEITLERGNSGLGFSIAGGTDNPHIGDDPSIFITKIIPGGAAAQDGRLRVNDSILFVNEVDVREVTHSAAVEALKEAGSIVRLYVMRRKPPAEKLMEIKLIKGPKGLGFSIAGGVGNQHIPGDNSIYVTKIIEGGAAHKDGRLQIGDKILAVNSVGLEDVMHEDAVAALKNTYDVVYLKVAKPSNAYLSDSYAPPDITTSYSQHLDNEISHSSYLGTDYPTAMTPTSPRRYSPVAKDLLGEEDIPREPRRIVIHRGSTGLGFNIVGGEDGEGIFISFILAGGPADLSGELRKGDQILSVNGVDLRSASHEQAAIALKNAGQTVTIIAQYKPEEYSRFEAKIHDLREQLMNSSLGSGTASLRSNPKRGFYIRALFDYDKTKDCGFLSQALSFRFGDVLHVIDASDEEWWQARRVHSDSETDDIGFIPSKRRVERREWSRLKAKDWGSSSGSQGREDSVLSYETVTQMEVHYARPIIILGPTKDRANDDLLSEFPDKFGSCVPHTTRPKREYEIDGRDYHFVSSREKMEKDIQAHKFIEAGQYNSHLYGTSVQSVREVAEQGKHCILDVSANAVRRLQAAHLHPIAIFIRPRSLENVLEINKRITEEQARKAFDRATKLEQEFTECFSAIVEGDSFEEIYHKVKRVIEDLSGPYIWVPARERL, translated from the exons AAATACCGCTACCAAGATGAAGACACGCCCCCTCTGGAGCACAGCCCGGCCCACCTCCCCAACCAGGTAAACGCCCCCGAGCTGGTGCACGTGGCGGAGAGGAACTTGTCCCACCTCGAGGCTGTCCACGGGGTCGTGGGCCACGCCCACCTCTCCCCCCTCAAG GCCAATTCTCCTCCTGTGATTGTCAACACAGACACTCTAGAAGCCCCAGGCTAT GAGTTGCAGGTGAACGGGACGGAGGGGGAAATGGAATACGAAGAGATCACATTGGAAAGG ggcaACTCCGGGCTGGGCTTCAGCATCGCAGGTGGCACCGACAACCCACACATTGGCGACGACCCATCCATCTTCATCACCAAGATCATTCCTGGAGGGGCTGCGGCCCAGGATGGCCGCctcag GGTTAACGATAGCATCTTGTTCGTGAATGAAGTGGACGTGCGGGAGGTGACCCACTCCGCTGCAGTGGAGGCCCTCAAGGAGGCGGGCTCCATTGTCCGCCTCTATGTCATGCGCCGGAAGCCCCCAGCTGAGAAGCTCATGGAAATTAAGCTTATCAAGGGCCCTAAAG GTCTTGGCTTCAGCATCGCGGGGGGTGTAGGGAACCAGCACATCCCTGGAGATAACAGCATCTATGTGACGAAGATCATCGAAGGGGGTGCCGCCCACAAGGACGGGAGGCTGCAGATTGGGGACAAGATCCTAGCG GTCAACAGTGTGGGGCTGGAGGACGTCATGCATGAGGATGCCGTGGCAGCCCTGAAAAACACATATGACGTTGTCTACCTAAAGGTGGCCAAGCCCAGCAATGCCTACCTGAGTGACAGCTATGCTCCCCCAGACATCACAACCT CTTATTCCCAGCACCTGGACAACGAGATCAGTCACAGCAGTTACCTGGGGACTGACTACCCCACAGCCATGACCCCCACTTCCCCTCGGCGTTACTCCCCGGTGGCCAAGGACCTGCTGGGGGAGGAAGACATTCCCCGGGAACCGAGGCGGATCGTGATCCACCGGGGCTCTACGGGCCTGGGTTTCAACATTGTGGGTGGCGAGGACGGTGAGGGCATCTTCATCTCCTTTATCCTGGCCGGTGGCCCTGCAGACCTCAGCGGGGAGCTGCGGAAGGGCGACCAGATCCTCTCG GTGAATGGCGTGGACCTCCGCAGTGCCAGCCACGAGCAGGCTGCCATCGCCTTGAAGAACGCGGGTCAGACAGTCACCATCATTGCCCAGTATAAACCAGAAG AGTACAGCCGATTCGAGGCCAAGATCCATGACCTCCGGGAGCAGCTCATGAACAGTAGCCTCGGCTCAGGAACCGCCTCCCTGCGGAGCAATCCCAAAAGGGGTTTCTACATCAG GGCCCTGTTTGATTACGACAAGACCAAGGACTGCGGCTTCCTGAGCCAGGCCCTGAGCTTCCGCTTTGGGGACGTGCTGCACGTCATCGATGCCAGCGATGAAGAGTGGTGGCAGGCGCGGCGGGTCCACTCTGACAGTGAGACGGATGACATCGGCTTCATCCCCAGCAAACGGCG GGTTGAACGACGGGAGTGGTCAAGGTTAAAGGCCAAG GATTGGGGCTCCAGCTCTGGATCACAGG GTCGAGAAGACTCCGTTCTGAGCTATGAGACAGTGACTCAGATGGAAG TTCACTATGCTCGCCCCATCATCATCCTTGGGCCCACCAAGGACCGAGCCAACGATGACCTTCTCTCCGAGTTCCCCGACAAGTTCGGATCCTGTGTTCCCC ATACAACTCGACCCAAGCGGGAGTACGAGATAGACGGCCGGGACTACCACTTCGTGTCCTCCCgggagaagatggagaaggaCATCCAGGCGCACAAGTTCATCGAGGCGGGCCAGTACAATAGCCACCTGTATGGGACGAGCGTCCAGTCCGTGCGGGAGGTGGCCGAGCAG GGGAAGCACTGCATCCTCGATGTCTCGGCCAATGCCGTGCGGCGGCTGCAGGCGGCCCACCTGCACCCTATCGCCATCTTCATCCGCCCCCGCTCCCTGGAGAATGTGCT AGAGATTAACAAGCGGATCACAGAGGAGCAAGCTCGCAAAGCCTTCGACAGAGCCACCAAGCTGGAGCAGGAATTCACAGAGTGCTTCTCAG CCATCGTGGAGGGCGACAGCTTTGAAGAGATCTATCACAAGGTGAAGCGTGTCATCGAGGACCTCTCAGGCCCCTACATCTGGGTCCCGGCCCGAGAGAGACTCTGA
- the DLG4 gene encoding disks large homolog 4 isoform X7: MDCLCIVTTKANSPPVIVNTDTLEAPGYELQVNGTEGEMEYEEITLERGNSGLGFSIAGGTDNPHIGDDPSIFITKIIPGGAAAQDGRLRVNDSILFVNEVDVREVTHSAAVEALKEAGSIVRLYVMRRKPPAEKLMEIKLIKGPKGLGFSIAGGVGNQHIPGDNSIYVTKIIEGGAAHKDGRLQIGDKILAVNSVGLEDVMHEDAVAALKNTYDVVYLKVAKPSNAYLSDSYAPPDITTSYSQHLDNEISHSSYLGTDYPTAMTPTSPRRYSPVAKDLLGEEDIPREPRRIVIHRGSTGLGFNIVGGEDGEGIFISFILAGGPADLSGELRKGDQILSVNGVDLRSASHEQAAIALKNAGQTVTIIAQYKPEEYSRFEAKIHDLREQLMNSSLGSGTASLRSNPKRGFYIRALFDYDKTKDCGFLSQALSFRFGDVLHVIDASDEEWWQARRVHSDSETDDIGFIPSKRRVERREWSRLKAKDWGSSSGSQGREDSVLSYETVTQMEVHYARPIIILGPTKDRANDDLLSEFPDKFGSCVPHTTRPKREYEIDGRDYHFVSSREKMEKDIQAHKFIEAGQYNSHLYGTSVQSVREVAEQGKHCILDVSANAVRRLQAAHLHPIAIFIRPRSLENVLEINKRITEEQARKAFDRATKLEQEFTECFSAIVEGDSFEEIYHKVKRVIEDLSGPYIWVPARERL, from the exons GCCAATTCTCCTCCTGTGATTGTCAACACAGACACTCTAGAAGCCCCAGGCTAT GAGTTGCAGGTGAACGGGACGGAGGGGGAAATGGAATACGAAGAGATCACATTGGAAAGG ggcaACTCCGGGCTGGGCTTCAGCATCGCAGGTGGCACCGACAACCCACACATTGGCGACGACCCATCCATCTTCATCACCAAGATCATTCCTGGAGGGGCTGCGGCCCAGGATGGCCGCctcag GGTTAACGATAGCATCTTGTTCGTGAATGAAGTGGACGTGCGGGAGGTGACCCACTCCGCTGCAGTGGAGGCCCTCAAGGAGGCGGGCTCCATTGTCCGCCTCTATGTCATGCGCCGGAAGCCCCCAGCTGAGAAGCTCATGGAAATTAAGCTTATCAAGGGCCCTAAAG GTCTTGGCTTCAGCATCGCGGGGGGTGTAGGGAACCAGCACATCCCTGGAGATAACAGCATCTATGTGACGAAGATCATCGAAGGGGGTGCCGCCCACAAGGACGGGAGGCTGCAGATTGGGGACAAGATCCTAGCG GTCAACAGTGTGGGGCTGGAGGACGTCATGCATGAGGATGCCGTGGCAGCCCTGAAAAACACATATGACGTTGTCTACCTAAAGGTGGCCAAGCCCAGCAATGCCTACCTGAGTGACAGCTATGCTCCCCCAGACATCACAACCT CTTATTCCCAGCACCTGGACAACGAGATCAGTCACAGCAGTTACCTGGGGACTGACTACCCCACAGCCATGACCCCCACTTCCCCTCGGCGTTACTCCCCGGTGGCCAAGGACCTGCTGGGGGAGGAAGACATTCCCCGGGAACCGAGGCGGATCGTGATCCACCGGGGCTCTACGGGCCTGGGTTTCAACATTGTGGGTGGCGAGGACGGTGAGGGCATCTTCATCTCCTTTATCCTGGCCGGTGGCCCTGCAGACCTCAGCGGGGAGCTGCGGAAGGGCGACCAGATCCTCTCG GTGAATGGCGTGGACCTCCGCAGTGCCAGCCACGAGCAGGCTGCCATCGCCTTGAAGAACGCGGGTCAGACAGTCACCATCATTGCCCAGTATAAACCAGAAG AGTACAGCCGATTCGAGGCCAAGATCCATGACCTCCGGGAGCAGCTCATGAACAGTAGCCTCGGCTCAGGAACCGCCTCCCTGCGGAGCAATCCCAAAAGGGGTTTCTACATCAG GGCCCTGTTTGATTACGACAAGACCAAGGACTGCGGCTTCCTGAGCCAGGCCCTGAGCTTCCGCTTTGGGGACGTGCTGCACGTCATCGATGCCAGCGATGAAGAGTGGTGGCAGGCGCGGCGGGTCCACTCTGACAGTGAGACGGATGACATCGGCTTCATCCCCAGCAAACGGCG GGTTGAACGACGGGAGTGGTCAAGGTTAAAGGCCAAG GATTGGGGCTCCAGCTCTGGATCACAGG GTCGAGAAGACTCCGTTCTGAGCTATGAGACAGTGACTCAGATGGAAG TTCACTATGCTCGCCCCATCATCATCCTTGGGCCCACCAAGGACCGAGCCAACGATGACCTTCTCTCCGAGTTCCCCGACAAGTTCGGATCCTGTGTTCCCC ATACAACTCGACCCAAGCGGGAGTACGAGATAGACGGCCGGGACTACCACTTCGTGTCCTCCCgggagaagatggagaaggaCATCCAGGCGCACAAGTTCATCGAGGCGGGCCAGTACAATAGCCACCTGTATGGGACGAGCGTCCAGTCCGTGCGGGAGGTGGCCGAGCAG GGGAAGCACTGCATCCTCGATGTCTCGGCCAATGCCGTGCGGCGGCTGCAGGCGGCCCACCTGCACCCTATCGCCATCTTCATCCGCCCCCGCTCCCTGGAGAATGTGCT AGAGATTAACAAGCGGATCACAGAGGAGCAAGCTCGCAAAGCCTTCGACAGAGCCACCAAGCTGGAGCAGGAATTCACAGAGTGCTTCTCAG CCATCGTGGAGGGCGACAGCTTTGAAGAGATCTATCACAAGGTGAAGCGTGTCATCGAGGACCTCTCAGGCCCCTACATCTGGGTCCCGGCCCGAGAGAGACTCTGA
- the DLG4 gene encoding disks large homolog 4 isoform X4, with protein sequence MDCLCIVTTKKYRYQDEDTPPLEHSPAHLPNQVNAPELVHVAERNLSHLEAVHGVVGHAHLSPLKANSPPVIVNTDTLEAPGYELQVNGTEGEMEYEEITLERGNSGLGFSIAGGTDNPHIGDDPSIFITKIIPGGAAAQDGRLRVNDSILFVNEVDVREVTHSAAVEALKEAGSIVRLYVMRRKPPAEKLMEIKLIKGPKGLGFSIAGGVGNQHIPGDNSIYVTKIIEGGAAHKDGRLQIGDKILAVNSVGLEDVMHEDAVAALKNTYDVVYLKVAKPSNAYLSDSYAPPDITTSYSQHLDNEISHSSYLGTDYPTAMTPTSPRRYSPVAKDLLGEEDIPREPRRIVIHRGSTGLGFNIVGGEDGEGIFISFILAGGPADLSGELRKGDQILSVNGVDLRSASHEQAAIALKNAGQTVTIIAQYKPEEYSRFEAKIHDLREQLMNSSLGSGTASLRSNPKRGFYIRALFDYDKTKDCGFLSQALSFRFGDVLHVIDASDEEWWQARRVHSDSETDDIGFIPSKRRVERREWSRLKAKDWGSSSGSQGREDSVLSYETVTQMEVHYARPIIILGPTKDRANDDLLSEFPDKFGSCVPHTTRPKREYEIDGRDYHFVSSREKMEKDIQAHKFIEAGQYNSHLYGTSVQSVREVAEQGKHCILDVSANAVRRLQAAHLHPIAIFIRPRSLENVLEINKRITEEQARKAFDRATKLEQEFTECFSAIVEGDSFEEIYHKVKRVIEDLSGPYIWVPARERL encoded by the exons AAATACCGCTACCAAGATGAAGACACGCCCCCTCTGGAGCACAGCCCGGCCCACCTCCCCAACCAGGTAAACGCCCCCGAGCTGGTGCACGTGGCGGAGAGGAACTTGTCCCACCTCGAGGCTGTCCACGGGGTCGTGGGCCACGCCCACCTCTCCCCCCTCAAG GCCAATTCTCCTCCTGTGATTGTCAACACAGACACTCTAGAAGCCCCAGGCTAT GAGTTGCAGGTGAACGGGACGGAGGGGGAAATGGAATACGAAGAGATCACATTGGAAAGG ggcaACTCCGGGCTGGGCTTCAGCATCGCAGGTGGCACCGACAACCCACACATTGGCGACGACCCATCCATCTTCATCACCAAGATCATTCCTGGAGGGGCTGCGGCCCAGGATGGCCGCctcag GGTTAACGATAGCATCTTGTTCGTGAATGAAGTGGACGTGCGGGAGGTGACCCACTCCGCTGCAGTGGAGGCCCTCAAGGAGGCGGGCTCCATTGTCCGCCTCTATGTCATGCGCCGGAAGCCCCCAGCTGAGAAGCTCATGGAAATTAAGCTTATCAAGGGCCCTAAAG GTCTTGGCTTCAGCATCGCGGGGGGTGTAGGGAACCAGCACATCCCTGGAGATAACAGCATCTATGTGACGAAGATCATCGAAGGGGGTGCCGCCCACAAGGACGGGAGGCTGCAGATTGGGGACAAGATCCTAGCG GTCAACAGTGTGGGGCTGGAGGACGTCATGCATGAGGATGCCGTGGCAGCCCTGAAAAACACATATGACGTTGTCTACCTAAAGGTGGCCAAGCCCAGCAATGCCTACCTGAGTGACAGCTATGCTCCCCCAGACATCACAACCT CTTATTCCCAGCACCTGGACAACGAGATCAGTCACAGCAGTTACCTGGGGACTGACTACCCCACAGCCATGACCCCCACTTCCCCTCGGCGTTACTCCCCGGTGGCCAAGGACCTGCTGGGGGAGGAAGACATTCCCCGGGAACCGAGGCGGATCGTGATCCACCGGGGCTCTACGGGCCTGGGTTTCAACATTGTGGGTGGCGAGGACGGTGAGGGCATCTTCATCTCCTTTATCCTGGCCGGTGGCCCTGCAGACCTCAGCGGGGAGCTGCGGAAGGGCGACCAGATCCTCTCG GTGAATGGCGTGGACCTCCGCAGTGCCAGCCACGAGCAGGCTGCCATCGCCTTGAAGAACGCGGGTCAGACAGTCACCATCATTGCCCAGTATAAACCAGAAG AGTACAGCCGATTCGAGGCCAAGATCCATGACCTCCGGGAGCAGCTCATGAACAGTAGCCTCGGCTCAGGAACCGCCTCCCTGCGGAGCAATCCCAAAAGGGGTTTCTACATCAG GGCCCTGTTTGATTACGACAAGACCAAGGACTGCGGCTTCCTGAGCCAGGCCCTGAGCTTCCGCTTTGGGGACGTGCTGCACGTCATCGATGCCAGCGATGAAGAGTGGTGGCAGGCGCGGCGGGTCCACTCTGACAGTGAGACGGATGACATCGGCTTCATCCCCAGCAAACGGCG GGTTGAACGACGGGAGTGGTCAAGGTTAAAGGCCAAG GATTGGGGCTCCAGCTCTGGATCACAGG GTCGAGAAGACTCCGTTCTGAGCTATGAGACAGTGACTCAGATGGAAG TTCACTATGCTCGCCCCATCATCATCCTTGGGCCCACCAAGGACCGAGCCAACGATGACCTTCTCTCCGAGTTCCCCGACAAGTTCGGATCCTGTGTTCCCC ATACAACTCGACCCAAGCGGGAGTACGAGATAGACGGCCGGGACTACCACTTCGTGTCCTCCCgggagaagatggagaaggaCATCCAGGCGCACAAGTTCATCGAGGCGGGCCAGTACAATAGCCACCTGTATGGGACGAGCGTCCAGTCCGTGCGGGAGGTGGCCGAGCAG GGGAAGCACTGCATCCTCGATGTCTCGGCCAATGCCGTGCGGCGGCTGCAGGCGGCCCACCTGCACCCTATCGCCATCTTCATCCGCCCCCGCTCCCTGGAGAATGTGCT AGAGATTAACAAGCGGATCACAGAGGAGCAAGCTCGCAAAGCCTTCGACAGAGCCACCAAGCTGGAGCAGGAATTCACAGAGTGCTTCTCAG CCATCGTGGAGGGCGACAGCTTTGAAGAGATCTATCACAAGGTGAAGCGTGTCATCGAGGACCTCTCAGGCCCCTACATCTGGGTCCCGGCCCGAGAGAGACTCTGA
- the DLG4 gene encoding disks large homolog 4 isoform X5 codes for MDCLCIVTTKKYRYQDEDTPPLEHSPAHLPNQANSPPVIVNTDTLEAPGYELQVNGTEGEMEYEEITLERGNSGLGFSIAGGTDNPHIGDDPSIFITKIIPGGAAAQDGRLRVNDSILFVNEVDVREVTHSAAVEALKEAGSIVRLYVMRRKPPAEKLMEIKLIKGPKGLGFSIAGGVGNQHIPGDNSIYVTKIIEGGAAHKDGRLQIGDKILAVNSVGLEDVMHEDAVAALKNTYDVVYLKVAKPSNAYLSDSYAPPDITTSYSQHLDNEISHSSYLGTDYPTAMTPTSPRRYSPVAKDLLGEEDIPREPRRIVIHRGSTGLGFNIVGGEDGEGIFISFILAGGPADLSGELRKGDQILSVNGVDLRSASHEQAAIALKNAGQTVTIIAQYKPEEYSRFEAKIHDLREQLMNSSLGSGTASLRSNPKRGFYIRALFDYDKTKDCGFLSQALSFRFGDVLHVIDASDEEWWQARRVHSDSETDDIGFIPSKRRVERREWSRLKAKDWGSSSGSQGREDSVLSYETVTQMEVHYARPIIILGPTKDRANDDLLSEFPDKFGSCVPHTTRPKREYEIDGRDYHFVSSREKMEKDIQAHKFIEAGQYNSHLYGTSVQSVREVAEQGKHCILDVSANAVRRLQAAHLHPIAIFIRPRSLENVLEINKRITEEQARKAFDRATKLEQEFTECFSAIVEGDSFEEIYHKVKRVIEDLSGPYIWVPARERL; via the exons AAATACCGCTACCAAGATGAAGACACGCCCCCTCTGGAGCACAGCCCGGCCCACCTCCCCAACCAG GCCAATTCTCCTCCTGTGATTGTCAACACAGACACTCTAGAAGCCCCAGGCTAT GAGTTGCAGGTGAACGGGACGGAGGGGGAAATGGAATACGAAGAGATCACATTGGAAAGG ggcaACTCCGGGCTGGGCTTCAGCATCGCAGGTGGCACCGACAACCCACACATTGGCGACGACCCATCCATCTTCATCACCAAGATCATTCCTGGAGGGGCTGCGGCCCAGGATGGCCGCctcag GGTTAACGATAGCATCTTGTTCGTGAATGAAGTGGACGTGCGGGAGGTGACCCACTCCGCTGCAGTGGAGGCCCTCAAGGAGGCGGGCTCCATTGTCCGCCTCTATGTCATGCGCCGGAAGCCCCCAGCTGAGAAGCTCATGGAAATTAAGCTTATCAAGGGCCCTAAAG GTCTTGGCTTCAGCATCGCGGGGGGTGTAGGGAACCAGCACATCCCTGGAGATAACAGCATCTATGTGACGAAGATCATCGAAGGGGGTGCCGCCCACAAGGACGGGAGGCTGCAGATTGGGGACAAGATCCTAGCG GTCAACAGTGTGGGGCTGGAGGACGTCATGCATGAGGATGCCGTGGCAGCCCTGAAAAACACATATGACGTTGTCTACCTAAAGGTGGCCAAGCCCAGCAATGCCTACCTGAGTGACAGCTATGCTCCCCCAGACATCACAACCT CTTATTCCCAGCACCTGGACAACGAGATCAGTCACAGCAGTTACCTGGGGACTGACTACCCCACAGCCATGACCCCCACTTCCCCTCGGCGTTACTCCCCGGTGGCCAAGGACCTGCTGGGGGAGGAAGACATTCCCCGGGAACCGAGGCGGATCGTGATCCACCGGGGCTCTACGGGCCTGGGTTTCAACATTGTGGGTGGCGAGGACGGTGAGGGCATCTTCATCTCCTTTATCCTGGCCGGTGGCCCTGCAGACCTCAGCGGGGAGCTGCGGAAGGGCGACCAGATCCTCTCG GTGAATGGCGTGGACCTCCGCAGTGCCAGCCACGAGCAGGCTGCCATCGCCTTGAAGAACGCGGGTCAGACAGTCACCATCATTGCCCAGTATAAACCAGAAG AGTACAGCCGATTCGAGGCCAAGATCCATGACCTCCGGGAGCAGCTCATGAACAGTAGCCTCGGCTCAGGAACCGCCTCCCTGCGGAGCAATCCCAAAAGGGGTTTCTACATCAG GGCCCTGTTTGATTACGACAAGACCAAGGACTGCGGCTTCCTGAGCCAGGCCCTGAGCTTCCGCTTTGGGGACGTGCTGCACGTCATCGATGCCAGCGATGAAGAGTGGTGGCAGGCGCGGCGGGTCCACTCTGACAGTGAGACGGATGACATCGGCTTCATCCCCAGCAAACGGCG GGTTGAACGACGGGAGTGGTCAAGGTTAAAGGCCAAG GATTGGGGCTCCAGCTCTGGATCACAGG GTCGAGAAGACTCCGTTCTGAGCTATGAGACAGTGACTCAGATGGAAG TTCACTATGCTCGCCCCATCATCATCCTTGGGCCCACCAAGGACCGAGCCAACGATGACCTTCTCTCCGAGTTCCCCGACAAGTTCGGATCCTGTGTTCCCC ATACAACTCGACCCAAGCGGGAGTACGAGATAGACGGCCGGGACTACCACTTCGTGTCCTCCCgggagaagatggagaaggaCATCCAGGCGCACAAGTTCATCGAGGCGGGCCAGTACAATAGCCACCTGTATGGGACGAGCGTCCAGTCCGTGCGGGAGGTGGCCGAGCAG GGGAAGCACTGCATCCTCGATGTCTCGGCCAATGCCGTGCGGCGGCTGCAGGCGGCCCACCTGCACCCTATCGCCATCTTCATCCGCCCCCGCTCCCTGGAGAATGTGCT AGAGATTAACAAGCGGATCACAGAGGAGCAAGCTCGCAAAGCCTTCGACAGAGCCACCAAGCTGGAGCAGGAATTCACAGAGTGCTTCTCAG CCATCGTGGAGGGCGACAGCTTTGAAGAGATCTATCACAAGGTGAAGCGTGTCATCGAGGACCTCTCAGGCCCCTACATCTGGGTCCCGGCCCGAGAGAGACTCTGA
- the DLG4 gene encoding disks large homolog 4 isoform X9 — protein sequence MTPTSPRRYSPVAKDLLGEEDIPREPRRIVIHRGSTGLGFNIVGGEDGEGIFISFILAGGPADLSGELRKGDQILSVNGVDLRSASHEQAAIALKNAGQTVTIIAQYKPEEYSRFEAKIHDLREQLMNSSLGSGTASLRSNPKRGFYIRALFDYDKTKDCGFLSQALSFRFGDVLHVIDASDEEWWQARRVHSDSETDDIGFIPSKRRVERREWSRLKAKDWGSSSGSQGREDSVLSYETVTQMEVHYARPIIILGPTKDRANDDLLSEFPDKFGSCVPHTTRPKREYEIDGRDYHFVSSREKMEKDIQAHKFIEAGQYNSHLYGTSVQSVREVAEQGKHCILDVSANAVRRLQAAHLHPIAIFIRPRSLENVLEINKRITEEQARKAFDRATKLEQEFTECFSAIVEGDSFEEIYHKVKRVIEDLSGPYIWVPARERL from the exons ATGACCCCCACTTCCCCTCGGCGTTACTCCCCGGTGGCCAAGGACCTGCTGGGGGAGGAAGACATTCCCCGGGAACCGAGGCGGATCGTGATCCACCGGGGCTCTACGGGCCTGGGTTTCAACATTGTGGGTGGCGAGGACGGTGAGGGCATCTTCATCTCCTTTATCCTGGCCGGTGGCCCTGCAGACCTCAGCGGGGAGCTGCGGAAGGGCGACCAGATCCTCTCG GTGAATGGCGTGGACCTCCGCAGTGCCAGCCACGAGCAGGCTGCCATCGCCTTGAAGAACGCGGGTCAGACAGTCACCATCATTGCCCAGTATAAACCAGAAG AGTACAGCCGATTCGAGGCCAAGATCCATGACCTCCGGGAGCAGCTCATGAACAGTAGCCTCGGCTCAGGAACCGCCTCCCTGCGGAGCAATCCCAAAAGGGGTTTCTACATCAG GGCCCTGTTTGATTACGACAAGACCAAGGACTGCGGCTTCCTGAGCCAGGCCCTGAGCTTCCGCTTTGGGGACGTGCTGCACGTCATCGATGCCAGCGATGAAGAGTGGTGGCAGGCGCGGCGGGTCCACTCTGACAGTGAGACGGATGACATCGGCTTCATCCCCAGCAAACGGCG GGTTGAACGACGGGAGTGGTCAAGGTTAAAGGCCAAG GATTGGGGCTCCAGCTCTGGATCACAGG GTCGAGAAGACTCCGTTCTGAGCTATGAGACAGTGACTCAGATGGAAG TTCACTATGCTCGCCCCATCATCATCCTTGGGCCCACCAAGGACCGAGCCAACGATGACCTTCTCTCCGAGTTCCCCGACAAGTTCGGATCCTGTGTTCCCC ATACAACTCGACCCAAGCGGGAGTACGAGATAGACGGCCGGGACTACCACTTCGTGTCCTCCCgggagaagatggagaaggaCATCCAGGCGCACAAGTTCATCGAGGCGGGCCAGTACAATAGCCACCTGTATGGGACGAGCGTCCAGTCCGTGCGGGAGGTGGCCGAGCAG GGGAAGCACTGCATCCTCGATGTCTCGGCCAATGCCGTGCGGCGGCTGCAGGCGGCCCACCTGCACCCTATCGCCATCTTCATCCGCCCCCGCTCCCTGGAGAATGTGCT AGAGATTAACAAGCGGATCACAGAGGAGCAAGCTCGCAAAGCCTTCGACAGAGCCACCAAGCTGGAGCAGGAATTCACAGAGTGCTTCTCAG CCATCGTGGAGGGCGACAGCTTTGAAGAGATCTATCACAAGGTGAAGCGTGTCATCGAGGACCTCTCAGGCCCCTACATCTGGGTCCCGGCCCGAGAGAGACTCTGA